One window from the genome of Moritella sp. F3 encodes:
- a CDS encoding DUF6701 domain-containing protein — protein sequence MQRMKYLRVNTFSAQCVALLLGFLISFTVSADVVLKGGMKIGDNNTKRIHPRYLLSAADSKTNENLNNPRVLNPINFHLSKDINLTQIRLENAASINASLYFVIWDSSGQVRVNSRSTSYLYANSQRLDADLPAGNYKLAVVGQCFNRGGHPKGWRNSCNKNWDYEDFSFTDITLASPQTSNSITFLQRRHIGDSNERPKNGYAGRWYPDDHEGDEVEYEFTARTRSQLQTITMYNYRDLIPNQNNVKLKLSGDNFEVTTWMNLSDESGDFVWRLNKTLLAGREYELEIEVDDDGDADDISWDDIVLKMGSDSGTNIDHYRLNYSERALTCEPTTVTVQACSNRYQVGGACVETTNSTTATLIANAQNSDDKITKVTGSFVGSTNVNLGYLTADDMTLSLTAIKNKAYYCNGAANSGANCDMNFADAGFFFSYDNGDNISNQVAGLRFSKPIKLEAFYNDKGQCKNIFKNNEIIPVNLGIQCKEPGTCSALDFIAGNIKLGKNNGDNSTNYEPVALKFNRNGTLIDNALYQDAGKINLIASYTIDDETHALNGLSILGASNQFAVRPYRFKVYTTDTPRSIDLTAKDNDGNLLNKYVAGTAFNFNVAAVNRDGITTTNYQPNDNSTLKLKLTRSIPIANAVEGQFKYADGTQDIATTSSEWFDAQLTSFTGGASTYKKAYYSEAGAFQINVKDDSYYTMAFSVDTVVAADTAGKELGRFIPSHFKLISSSVTNYVGNSNVFSNDYDYIFPEFLSSYVAGTKVLQQKDNQVYECREWPNNGFCVQWSEGSNQYEPGIGSAWEEAWVLSIGTDDDVAFTYMDQPELIFDYRLEAQNTQGIVTKNYDADKATVAFIANSDGLDFSPRLQHFGGTWCYGVYQPGECNVDSTYGIGDAGLFKRLANGEDGPIRDTFFGISVTDLDGVELVDKDMPANKNTAKRLSSQASELRYGRWNISDGYGPINDLLPVAMQLEYFDGQQFIINHDDSLTEFVFSDAEAQMKGSSSGISLTGSGPFIEGESQALLISSKNPGKAILEYINTPPWLQYDWTVDSKNPTAIITFGFFYGNDRVIYRRRLN from the coding sequence ATGCAGAGAATGAAATATCTTAGGGTTAATACTTTCAGCGCGCAATGTGTTGCATTATTACTTGGTTTTTTAATCTCATTCACTGTAAGTGCCGATGTTGTATTAAAAGGCGGTATGAAAATTGGTGATAATAATACCAAGCGTATCCACCCTCGCTATTTATTAAGCGCAGCAGACTCGAAAACAAATGAGAATTTGAACAACCCTCGCGTATTGAATCCCATTAACTTTCATCTCAGTAAAGACATCAATTTAACCCAGATCCGTTTGGAAAATGCAGCGTCAATAAATGCTTCGTTGTATTTTGTTATCTGGGATAGCAGTGGTCAGGTGAGAGTTAATAGCCGCTCTACGTCTTATCTCTATGCAAATAGCCAACGACTCGATGCAGATTTACCTGCGGGGAATTATAAACTCGCTGTTGTAGGTCAATGTTTTAATCGGGGGGGGCACCCAAAAGGTTGGCGGAACTCTTGTAATAAAAACTGGGATTATGAAGACTTTTCTTTCACTGATATTACGTTAGCCAGCCCACAAACCTCAAATAGCATTACCTTCTTACAACGCAGACATATTGGTGATTCAAATGAACGCCCTAAGAATGGTTATGCTGGGCGTTGGTATCCAGATGATCATGAAGGTGATGAAGTAGAGTATGAATTTACTGCCCGTACACGCTCTCAGTTACAAACAATCACCATGTACAACTATCGTGATCTCATTCCTAATCAAAATAACGTTAAATTAAAATTATCAGGGGATAATTTTGAGGTGACAACGTGGATGAATCTTTCTGATGAATCTGGCGATTTTGTTTGGCGCTTGAATAAAACCTTACTCGCAGGGCGAGAGTATGAACTAGAAATTGAAGTCGATGATGATGGCGATGCTGATGACATTTCTTGGGATGATATCGTGCTTAAAATGGGTTCTGATAGCGGTACTAATATTGATCATTACCGATTGAACTACAGTGAGCGCGCATTAACCTGTGAACCCACAACTGTGACGGTACAAGCCTGCTCTAACCGTTATCAAGTCGGCGGTGCATGTGTTGAAACGACTAATTCAACCACTGCTACCTTAATCGCTAATGCACAAAATAGTGATGATAAAATTACCAAAGTAACAGGTTCTTTTGTTGGTTCGACCAATGTTAATTTGGGCTACTTAACCGCGGATGATATGACCTTGTCACTGACAGCGATAAAAAATAAAGCTTATTACTGCAATGGGGCGGCTAATAGCGGCGCTAATTGCGATATGAACTTTGCCGACGCAGGTTTTTTCTTTAGTTATGATAATGGCGATAACATTAGCAATCAGGTTGCAGGTCTGCGTTTTTCTAAACCTATTAAGTTAGAGGCTTTTTATAATGATAAAGGCCAGTGTAAAAACATCTTTAAAAATAATGAAATTATTCCTGTCAATTTAGGTATTCAGTGTAAAGAACCTGGTACTTGTTCTGCACTCGATTTTATCGCCGGCAATATTAAACTGGGTAAAAACAACGGTGATAATAGTACTAATTATGAACCTGTCGCTCTTAAGTTTAACCGCAATGGTACACTGATTGATAACGCATTATATCAAGATGCTGGCAAGATAAACTTGATTGCCAGTTACACCATTGATGATGAGACTCATGCTTTAAACGGCTTATCGATTCTGGGCGCGAGTAATCAATTTGCTGTTAGACCTTATCGCTTTAAAGTGTATACAACAGATACACCGAGATCGATAGATCTGACTGCAAAAGATAACGATGGCAATCTGCTGAATAAATATGTTGCAGGGACTGCGTTTAACTTTAATGTTGCTGCGGTTAACCGTGATGGCATAACAACGACCAATTATCAGCCCAATGATAATTCGACGTTAAAACTTAAATTGACGCGTTCAATACCTATCGCCAATGCCGTTGAAGGGCAGTTTAAATATGCTGATGGTACGCAAGATATTGCGACTACAAGTAGTGAATGGTTTGATGCCCAGTTGACATCATTCACAGGGGGGGCTTCTACCTATAAAAAAGCTTATTATAGTGAAGCAGGGGCTTTTCAAATCAACGTGAAAGATGACAGTTATTATACGATGGCGTTTTCAGTTGATACTGTTGTTGCTGCGGATACGGCAGGGAAAGAGCTAGGCCGTTTTATCCCATCTCATTTTAAATTGATATCATCTAGCGTGACTAACTATGTTGGTAATAGCAACGTATTTTCAAATGACTATGATTATATTTTCCCTGAATTCCTAAGTAGTTATGTGGCTGGCACTAAGGTATTACAGCAAAAAGATAACCAAGTATACGAATGTCGAGAGTGGCCTAATAATGGCTTTTGTGTTCAATGGAGTGAAGGTTCTAATCAGTATGAACCCGGTATCGGCAGTGCTTGGGAGGAAGCGTGGGTCTTAAGTATTGGCACAGATGATGATGTCGCATTTACTTATATGGATCAACCTGAACTCATTTTTGACTATCGCCTTGAAGCTCAAAATACACAAGGTATCGTGACCAAAAATTATGATGCGGATAAAGCAACCGTTGCTTTTATAGCTAATTCAGATGGACTGGACTTTTCTCCTCGCTTACAGCATTTTGGTGGTACTTGGTGTTATGGCGTTTACCAGCCTGGAGAGTGCAATGTTGATAGTACTTATGGCATTGGTGATGCCGGTTTATTCAAACGCTTAGCAAATGGTGAAGATGGCCCGATACGCGATACATTTTTTGGTATTTCAGTAACAGATCTTGATGGCGTAGAACTCGTTGATAAAGATATGCCGGCTAATAAAAATACCGCCAAACGTTTATCTTCACAAGCAAGCGAGCTACGTTATGGCCGTTGGAATATCAGTGATGGTTATGGTCCAATTAATGATCTGTTACCTGTTGCGATGCAATTAGAGTATTTTGATGGTCAACAATTTATAATTAATCATGATGATAGTTTAACTGAATTCGTTTTTAGTGACGCTGAAGCTCAGATGAAAGGTAGTTCGTCGGGCATTAGTTTGACTGGCAGTGGCCCATTTATCGAAGGTGAGAGCCAGGCATTACTTATTTCATCAAAAAATCCCGGTAAGGCTATTTTAGAATATATTAATACGCCGCCTTGGTTGCAATATGATTGGACTGTCGACTCGAAAAACCCGACTGCCATTATTACTTTTGGCTTTTTCTACGGTAACGACCGTGTTATTTACCGAAGACGGTTAAATTAA
- a CDS encoding PilX N-terminal domain-containing pilus assembly protein, with protein sequence MYHNRHSSPHKQQGSMLVIAIFIIVVISLLAASLSRILSSTADSVANEVYSAKAYYAADSGMEFAIYQVLNNASLSTSECDTFPDAGSLSFVLTNEVGLENCQVQISCQIIPIDANNNQFYLNSTGTCDGGKIVAQHSVEAEVKL encoded by the coding sequence ATGTACCATAATCGTCATTCGAGTCCTCATAAGCAGCAAGGTAGCATGCTAGTGATTGCTATTTTTATTATAGTGGTGATCTCGTTATTAGCGGCGTCGTTGAGTCGTATCTTAAGTTCAACAGCAGATAGCGTTGCTAATGAAGTGTATAGCGCGAAGGCTTATTATGCTGCAGATAGCGGTATGGAATTTGCGATTTATCAGGTATTAAATAACGCATCACTATCGACATCTGAATGTGATACTTTCCCTGATGCTGGCTCTTTAAGTTTTGTACTTACTAATGAAGTTGGTCTCGAGAATTGCCAAGTTCAAATTAGCTGTCAGATCATCCCCATTGATGCCAATAATAATCAATTTTACTTAAATTCGACAGGGACTTGTGATGGTGGAAAGATCGTCGCTCAGCATAGTGTCGAGGCAGAGGTTAAGTTGTGA
- a CDS encoding type II secretion system protein J: MPKMKKYTQAGFTLVELVTVIILLGVVGTFSSRFIADNVVLYQSSVNQNERLNDARFVLNRMSKELDSAIAFSVAEDSPVVGQSCIQFVPFTAAGQYLNSVAGETPIQLIMDPASRASGSAATGKFNGQRISVLTTNSDDFYQPASGSIAIIDTYTVSGANDTQAEVDLDSTLTLDSAVSRYFIFEREVRYCLESNNSTLFRYEKVGNAMETRVRMMGDLSSNSSMSLTSATQFSNAILELNFNFLLRGGSEIKFEHQVVMSNVP, translated from the coding sequence ATGCCTAAAATGAAAAAATATACGCAGGCTGGTTTCACCCTTGTAGAACTGGTGACTGTGATTATTTTATTAGGTGTTGTTGGCACATTTAGCAGTCGCTTTATTGCTGATAATGTCGTGTTGTATCAATCATCGGTTAATCAAAATGAACGTCTTAATGATGCGCGCTTTGTTCTGAACAGAATGAGTAAAGAGTTGGATTCAGCGATTGCATTTAGCGTGGCTGAAGATAGCCCTGTTGTCGGTCAATCTTGCATTCAATTTGTGCCTTTTACTGCCGCCGGACAGTACTTAAATAGTGTTGCTGGAGAAACCCCTATTCAATTAATTATGGATCCTGCATCAAGAGCCTCTGGCAGTGCTGCTACGGGGAAGTTTAATGGCCAAAGAATTAGCGTATTAACTACTAATTCTGATGACTTTTACCAACCTGCTAGTGGTAGTATTGCAATTATCGATACTTATACCGTTTCCGGTGCTAACGATACGCAAGCTGAGGTTGATTTGGATTCTACACTTACTCTAGATTCTGCTGTATCGCGTTACTTTATCTTTGAGCGTGAGGTTCGCTATTGCTTGGAAAGTAATAACTCGACTTTATTTCGATATGAAAAGGTTGGTAACGCTATGGAAACTCGGGTTCGGATGATGGGGGATTTAAGTTCTAATAGTAGTATGTCGCTAACGAGTGCTACGCAGTTTAGTAATGCCATTTTGGAGTTGAATTTTAACTTTTTATTACGTGGTGGTAGTGAAATCAAATTTGAACATCAGGTGGTAATGTCTAATGTACCATAA
- a CDS encoding prepilin-type N-terminal cleavage/methylation domain-containing protein — translation MSSMKKKQRGFTLIEIVVGIVVLVVALTIVTSTFLPQANKMTTPMYQIKATALGKSIMNQILIRYYDDANARTNGAIRCGKDIGGVTVACSSLGLDAGETSGNPGGFNDVDDYHVYCNTNPVDNLAAFTNEYPGYGLNICVTNAAAQFGETSTLDHVAKRIRMTIFMPNNEEITLTSFKGNY, via the coding sequence ATGAGTAGCATGAAAAAGAAACAGCGCGGTTTTACCTTAATTGAGATTGTGGTTGGTATCGTGGTACTGGTGGTAGCCTTGACGATAGTGACAAGTACATTTTTGCCCCAAGCGAATAAAATGACCACACCTATGTATCAGATAAAAGCGACAGCATTAGGTAAGAGTATTATGAATCAAATACTGATTCGTTATTATGATGATGCTAATGCTCGGACTAATGGCGCTATTCGTTGTGGTAAAGATATCGGCGGTGTAACAGTTGCATGTAGCAGCTTAGGCTTAGATGCAGGCGAAACGAGCGGTAATCCAGGTGGTTTCAATGACGTTGATGACTACCATGTGTATTGTAATACAAACCCTGTAGATAACTTGGCGGCATTTACCAATGAATATCCAGGTTATGGCTTGAATATATGTGTTACTAACGCGGCGGCTCAATTCGGTGAAACTAGTACATTGGATCATGTCGCAAAACGGATCCGAATGACCATATTTATGCCTAACAATGAAGAAATCACACTGACTTCATTTAAGGGGAATTACTAA
- a CDS encoding Tfp pilus assembly protein FimT/FimU produces MHKHFGFTLIELVIVIILTGILAATAIPKLIGNDGFEAQAYRDQLLQLLKTVQQQAMSCDSDCQTSLVGTPSDPLAGNAYACNRVVITAERFGIPTNCGTTLPTTFTAPQLGMSQAEADSSRVQFSAHTIEFDSWGVASGCVGCNISIIGEQTLSISIESQGYIHE; encoded by the coding sequence ATGCACAAACATTTTGGTTTCACTCTCATTGAATTAGTTATCGTTATTATCCTTACCGGTATTCTCGCCGCGACCGCGATCCCCAAATTAATTGGTAATGATGGTTTTGAAGCGCAAGCCTATCGTGATCAACTTCTGCAATTATTAAAAACCGTACAGCAGCAAGCAATGAGCTGTGATAGTGATTGCCAAACGTCGCTGGTTGGCACGCCGAGTGATCCTTTAGCCGGTAATGCTTATGCTTGTAATCGCGTTGTTATAACGGCGGAACGTTTTGGTATTCCGACGAATTGTGGCACTACGTTGCCTACGACATTTACAGCACCGCAATTAGGCATGAGTCAAGCCGAGGCTGATAGCTCAAGAGTTCAGTTTAGTGCACATACCATTGAGTTCGACTCATGGGGCGTCGCCAGTGGTTGTGTTGGTTGTAATATAAGTATTATCGGTGAGCAAACATTATCCATCAGTATCGAATCTCAAGGCTATATCCATGAGTAG
- a CDS encoding type II secretion system protein, producing MKRNAGFTLIELVIVIIVLGILAATAVPKFINLQDDAKEAAMKGVESALHSAANIVYSKAAIDGVETKDNSEIDDAGVKIETIYGYPEATLAGIGASVELSGFTADYDTVVKEAKFWNGTASATGNTCVTYTEATSSARYTIVSKDCGS from the coding sequence ATGAAAAGAAATGCAGGTTTTACACTAATCGAATTAGTGATCGTAATTATTGTTCTAGGTATCTTAGCTGCCACTGCTGTGCCGAAATTTATTAATCTTCAAGATGATGCTAAAGAAGCTGCAATGAAAGGCGTTGAATCTGCACTGCATAGTGCTGCTAATATCGTTTATTCTAAAGCGGCAATTGATGGTGTGGAAACTAAAGATAACTCAGAGATCGATGACGCTGGCGTTAAAATTGAAACTATTTATGGTTACCCTGAAGCAACATTAGCAGGTATTGGCGCATCAGTTGAATTAAGTGGTTTTACTGCTGATTATGATACCGTAGTTAAGGAAGCTAAATTTTGGAATGGTACTGCTTCTGCAACAGGTAATACATGCGTAACGTATACAGAAGCAACATCTTCAGCTCGTTATACTATTGTAAGTAAAGATTGTGGCTCGTAA
- a CDS encoding type II secretion system F family protein codes for MPNFSYKGRDSQGNATSGKQEAQNQDALVQSLMAKGIIPTEIKVAKTSSGNIDLSQLLTKSIPLAELVIFARQMYSLTRAGIPMIRAIKGLSESSSHAKLKDVLNDVVVRLNSGNTLSASMAAHPHVFASIFVSIVRVGENTGRLDDSFLQIANYLELEMDTRRRIASAVRYPIFVLIAISAAMVILNIFVIPTFANMFNKFGVELPWATRALLASSAFFVNYWHLLIVAVMASIVGFKYYIQTDKGKLRWGLFYIRIPIVGPVIEKTLLSRFARSFSLMLKGGVPLNNSLSLVASTVDNAWMEVRILSMRAGIEEGKSLTITASESGMFTPLILQMISVGDETGQVDDLLLEAAQFYEREVDYELQSLTAKIEPILIGIVAVMVLILALGIFVPMWDMMGVVQG; via the coding sequence ATGCCAAATTTTTCGTATAAAGGCCGTGATAGCCAAGGTAATGCTACTTCTGGTAAGCAAGAAGCGCAGAATCAAGATGCATTAGTGCAATCGTTAATGGCGAAGGGGATTATTCCCACTGAAATTAAAGTGGCTAAAACTAGCAGCGGTAATATTGATCTTAGCCAGCTACTAACTAAAAGTATTCCGCTTGCTGAACTGGTTATTTTTGCACGGCAAATGTATTCACTCACGCGTGCGGGTATCCCGATGATACGTGCGATTAAGGGCTTATCTGAGTCGAGTTCTCATGCCAAGCTCAAAGATGTGCTTAACGATGTGGTTGTGCGCCTAAACAGTGGTAATACGCTTTCGGCATCAATGGCAGCGCACCCCCATGTGTTTGCTTCTATCTTTGTGTCGATAGTGCGAGTTGGTGAGAATACCGGTCGTTTAGATGATTCATTTTTGCAGATCGCCAATTACTTAGAATTGGAAATGGACACTCGACGCCGTATTGCCAGTGCAGTGCGTTATCCTATTTTTGTGTTGATCGCGATCTCTGCTGCAATGGTGATCTTGAATATTTTTGTTATTCCGACGTTTGCTAATATGTTTAACAAATTCGGGGTTGAATTGCCGTGGGCAACACGGGCGTTACTGGCTTCATCGGCATTTTTTGTTAATTATTGGCATCTACTGATTGTCGCGGTGATGGCTAGCATTGTTGGCTTTAAATATTATATTCAAACTGATAAGGGCAAGTTACGCTGGGGATTATTTTATATTCGCATTCCTATTGTTGGCCCTGTGATTGAAAAAACTTTGTTATCTCGTTTTGCCCGCAGCTTTTCATTAATGCTCAAGGGTGGTGTGCCACTGAATAATAGTTTGTCATTGGTGGCATCAACGGTTGATAACGCCTGGATGGAAGTGCGCATTTTATCAATGCGTGCGGGTATTGAAGAAGGTAAAAGCCTGACGATCACCGCGAGTGAAAGTGGTATGTTTACACCCCTTATTTTGCAAATGATCTCGGTAGGTGATGAAACTGGCCAAGTTGACGACTTATTATTAGAAGCTGCGCAGTTTTATGAACGTGAAGTAGATTATGAACTGCAGTCGTTGACTGCAAAGATTGAACCAATATTGATAGGTATCGTTGCGGTAATGGTATTGATTCTAGCACTTGGTATCTTCGTTCCGATGTGGGATATGATGGGGGTAGTGCAAGGCTAG
- a CDS encoding GspE/PulE family protein → MAQLKLKQRLGDLLVGEGIISDEQLGLALKEQRSSGRKLGATLIHLGFITEEQLLNFLSQQLDIPFLNIATLSIDSQTVLKLPEVHARRHRALVVKADHDTLTIALSDPADLNAVEAISSFLSAYQLEFAIVRESQLLPAYDRLYRRTKDIEAFAGQLEDEHRPAQEFDIFKDVDDASNEATVVKFLNSVFEDAVQIGASDIHIEPDEKALRIRLRVDGVLQENILNEVAIVPALVLRLKLMAGLDISEKRLPQDGRFNLKVRNQSIDIRMSTMPVQYGESVVMRLLNQDSGIFQLESTGMPADLIKRLRSLIRRPHGMVLVTGPTGSGKTTSLYAALSELNEPGKKIITVEDPVEYRLPRISQVQVNPKIGLDFAHILRTCLRQDPDILLVGEMRDKETVEIGLRGALTGHMVLSTLHTNDAITCALRLMDMGAPGYLIGAALRAVVAQRLVRKLCNQCKSSHELTSSEHACLERVGNEAFGEEQFYRSVGCQSCNYTGYRGRIGVFELLELNDAMGDALRRESAAEFEAEARKSKLYRPLVLSALDFAKQGLTSIEEVLKLADEVVLENNDGEANHREDHSNDDTSVEDDISNGSNHTTSVSVDETAESNTLGANIASHVRELNKVDNIEIESILRLVEAVRSLDRNGQ, encoded by the coding sequence ATGGCACAATTAAAATTAAAACAACGTCTGGGTGATTTACTGGTTGGTGAAGGTATCATCAGTGATGAACAACTCGGTTTAGCGTTAAAAGAACAGCGTAGTAGTGGCCGTAAGTTGGGTGCGACATTAATTCATCTTGGTTTTATTACTGAAGAGCAACTGTTGAACTTTTTATCTCAGCAGTTAGATATCCCATTTTTAAATATCGCAACGCTGAGTATCGATTCGCAAACGGTGCTTAAGTTACCGGAAGTGCACGCGCGTCGACACCGTGCATTAGTGGTTAAAGCTGACCATGATACGCTGACTATTGCTTTGAGTGACCCAGCTGATTTGAATGCAGTAGAAGCGATTTCAAGTTTCTTATCGGCGTATCAGCTTGAATTTGCCATCGTGCGAGAGAGCCAGCTATTACCCGCATACGATCGTTTATACCGCCGAACGAAAGATATTGAAGCGTTTGCTGGTCAGCTAGAAGATGAGCATAGACCAGCGCAAGAGTTTGATATTTTCAAGGATGTCGATGATGCTTCTAATGAAGCTACTGTCGTTAAGTTCCTTAACTCGGTGTTTGAAGACGCGGTACAAATCGGTGCCTCGGATATTCATATTGAACCCGATGAAAAAGCCTTGCGTATTCGTTTACGTGTTGATGGCGTGCTACAAGAAAATATCTTAAATGAAGTGGCTATCGTACCGGCCTTAGTACTTCGCCTAAAATTAATGGCTGGTTTAGATATTTCTGAGAAACGTTTACCGCAAGATGGCCGTTTTAACTTAAAGGTACGTAATCAATCGATTGATATCCGTATGTCGACTATGCCGGTGCAATACGGTGAATCTGTGGTAATGCGTTTACTTAATCAAGATTCAGGTATTTTCCAGTTAGAAAGTACAGGTATGCCTGCAGATTTGATTAAACGTTTACGTAGTTTGATCCGTCGCCCGCATGGCATGGTATTGGTAACAGGCCCGACTGGTAGTGGTAAAACAACGTCGTTATATGCCGCGTTGAGTGAGCTAAACGAACCAGGTAAAAAGATTATTACCGTGGAAGACCCAGTGGAATACCGTCTACCACGGATCAGCCAAGTACAGGTAAACCCTAAGATTGGTTTAGACTTTGCGCATATTTTACGTACTTGTTTACGTCAAGACCCGGATATCTTATTAGTCGGCGAAATGCGTGATAAAGAAACCGTTGAAATTGGCTTGCGTGGTGCCTTAACGGGTCACATGGTGTTATCGACACTGCATACGAATGACGCTATTACCTGTGCATTGCGATTAATGGACATGGGCGCGCCCGGCTATTTAATTGGTGCTGCATTACGTGCTGTTGTTGCTCAGCGCTTAGTGCGAAAATTATGTAACCAGTGTAAAAGTAGCCATGAACTGACTAGCAGTGAACATGCGTGTTTAGAGCGGGTCGGTAACGAAGCTTTCGGTGAGGAACAATTTTATCGTAGTGTCGGTTGTCAAAGCTGTAATTATACCGGCTACCGTGGCCGTATCGGTGTATTTGAATTATTAGAACTCAATGATGCGATGGGTGATGCGTTACGACGTGAGTCGGCTGCAGAGTTTGAGGCGGAAGCGCGTAAGAGTAAGCTTTATCGTCCATTAGTATTATCTGCGCTGGATTTTGCTAAACAAGGCTTAACGTCTATTGAAGAAGTATTAAAATTGGCAGATGAAGTGGTTCTTGAAAATAATGATGGCGAAGCTAATCATCGTGAAGATCATAGTAACGATGATACTAGCGTTGAAGATGACATCAGTAATGGTAGCAACCATACCACGAGTGTTAGCGTTGATGAAACCGCGGAGTCTAATACCTTAGGTGCGAATATTGCCTCGCACGTGAGGGAGCTAAATAAGGTCGATAATATTGAAATCGAAAGTATTTTACGTTTGGTCGAAGCGGTTCGCTCGTTGGATCGTAATGGTCAATAA
- a CDS encoding lipopolysaccharide assembly protein LapB produces the protein MSVINQMLKGLDKENQQQQAATERSGAVIVAAPKNDNKVAIGLVTSMVVVAVVAAYLFMQKDSHATNSTFAVSTSSVQTEQLSIDQKSVDPKTIHKKSLDQKLAAQELIPELVTKPVMAELNVDNAIVTAAQEAQNTQPVVTVPVVAVASSTTTPSTAVLFAKETATITKQKVVTAPARHIVATPVTRVSTNKAVAKTTDVVARDVKPIALESVTEVEDSVSIKAVTRTPTQQAALYAKQAESALLAGDKVRAKVLFAKVLTFDKQHDLSREKLAAIFYGEQRTQSAVKLLQDGLSISPEYTNFRLMLARIYLKNKNKQQAYYYLKPHQPAVEGNVDYYAILAGLAQSLDDLDTALIAYTKLTVHEPNRAKWWLGLGITADKAKQVGLALNAYHTAQNMGQLSASSRNYINARITQLEQQ, from the coding sequence GTGAGTGTTATTAATCAAATGCTTAAAGGGTTGGATAAAGAGAACCAGCAACAACAAGCGGCGACTGAACGCAGCGGTGCAGTTATTGTCGCTGCGCCTAAAAACGATAATAAAGTGGCTATTGGTTTAGTCACTTCGATGGTTGTTGTCGCTGTTGTAGCTGCATATTTGTTTATGCAAAAAGATAGTCATGCAACGAATTCAACATTCGCTGTGAGTACATCGAGCGTTCAGACTGAGCAACTATCTATTGACCAAAAATCGGTTGACCCAAAAACGATTCATAAAAAATCGCTCGATCAAAAGCTAGCTGCTCAAGAGCTTATCCCTGAATTGGTTACCAAGCCTGTGATGGCAGAACTTAATGTCGATAATGCGATAGTGACAGCTGCGCAAGAAGCACAAAACACACAGCCTGTCGTGACAGTTCCGGTTGTGGCTGTTGCATCATCTACAACAACGCCGTCTACTGCAGTGCTATTTGCAAAAGAAACAGCAACCATAACGAAACAAAAGGTTGTTACAGCTCCAGCTAGGCACATAGTGGCGACCCCCGTCACTCGCGTCAGCACCAATAAAGCCGTCGCTAAAACCACGGATGTAGTGGCTAGAGACGTCAAGCCAATTGCATTGGAGAGTGTGACGGAAGTTGAAGACAGCGTATCAATTAAAGCGGTAACTCGCACGCCAACGCAACAAGCAGCGCTTTATGCAAAGCAAGCGGAAAGCGCATTGTTAGCGGGTGATAAGGTACGTGCCAAAGTATTATTTGCTAAGGTATTAACCTTTGATAAACAACATGATCTATCTCGAGAAAAATTAGCCGCTATTTTTTATGGTGAACAGCGTACCCAATCAGCGGTGAAGTTGCTGCAAGACGGCTTAAGTATTTCACCTGAATATACTAATTTCCGCTTAATGCTGGCGCGTATTTATCTCAAGAATAAGAATAAACAACAAGCTTATTATTACCTAAAACCACATCAACCTGCGGTGGAAGGTAATGTTGATTATTATGCGATCTTAGCTGGTTTAGCACAAAGCCTAGATGATTTAGATACCGCATTAATTGCTTATACAAAACTAACCGTTCACGAGCCTAATCGCGCTAAATGGTGGTTAGGACTGGGTATTACGGCAGATAAAGCCAAGCAAGTGGGGTTAGCGTTAAATGCTTATCATACAGCCCAAAATATGGGGCAGTTATCTGCATCATCACGTAACTATATCAATGCGCGAATTACCCAGTTGGAGCAACAGTAA